A genomic segment from Armigeres subalbatus isolate Guangzhou_Male unplaced genomic scaffold, GZ_Asu_2 Contig836, whole genome shotgun sequence encodes:
- the LOC134204701 gene encoding uncharacterized protein LOC134204701 has protein sequence MHPVYHNQDFTGINPDEPMALPGRVLSQAPVPSPSQSSLAQQPGPVSPQPQPSPVSSLPSLPSLAQPRPQPGPSPGPSLRAPPSLPSLRSPAQPQPGSARPARAQPACPPQPGPAWASAPSSSLPAAQPGLSPLSPPQPGPARSAWLSLLKACSARLSSGSPAQPAQPGLSPAQPPPPACLSLLSLGSASPQLSSACLPQPRSACLPSLLSLPQPAQLRASACQPGSAQLSLAQLTSSAHQPAQPAQPVSPVSVPAPVCPCPAQPQPSPSPGLPSPATSPPQPGPQPWPAPAQPCPPSPGSATSLGSAPLQLRPASRLSLSQPSSQPASAPPSLAPARSAQPQPGPQPARLSLASACSARSAHQPASASACLLSLPRLRLPLSLLSLPQPAQPRLSLLSLPACSASLSLAQPKLKACSSLAQAC, from the exons ATGCatccagtataccataatcaggatttTACTGGGATCAACCCTGATGAGCcgatggcactccctgggcgtGTGCTTT CCCAAGCCCCAGTCCCCAGCCCCAGCCAGTCCAGTCTGGCCCAGCAGCCTGGGCCAGTCAGCCCCCAGCCCCAGCCCAGCCCCGTCTCCAGCCTGCCCAGCCTGCCCAGCCTGGCTCAGCCCAGGCCCCAGCCTGGCCCCAGCCCGGGCCCCAGCCTCCGTGCCCCGCCCAGCCTGCCCAGCCTCCGCTCACCAGCCCAGCCTCAGCCTGGCTCAGCCCGCCCAGCCCGGGCTCAGCCCGCCTGCCCGCCTCAGCCTGGCCCAGCCTGGGCCTCAGCTCCCAGCTCCAGCCTGCCAGCCGCCCAGCCTGGCCTCAGCCCGCTCAGCCCGCCTCAGCCTGGCCCAGCCCGctcagcctggctcagcctgcTCAAAGCCTGCTCAGCCCGGCTCAGCTCGGGCTCA cctgctcagcctgctcagcctgggCTCAGCCCTGCTCAGCCTCCGCCTccagcctgcctcagcctgctcagcctgggCTCAGCCTCGCCTCAGCTCAGCTCAGCCTGCCTGCCTCAGCCTCGCTCAGCCTGCCTgcccagcctgctcagcctgcctcagcctgctcagctcaGGGCCTCAGCCTGTCAGCCTGGCTCAGCTCAGCTCAGCCTGGCTCAGCTCACCAGCTCAGCTCaccagcctgctcagcctgctcagcctgtcAGCCCAGTCTCCGTGCCCGCCCCAGTCTGCCCGTGCCCGGCTCAGCCCCAGCCCAGCCCCAGCCCTGGCCTGCCCAGCCCGGCCACCAGCCCGCCCCAGCCTGGGCCCCAGCCCTGGCCTGCCCCTGCCCAGCCCTGCCCGCCCAGCCCCGGCTCAGCCACCAGCCTGGGCTCAGCCCCGCTCCAGCTCCGCCCAGCCTCCCGGCTCAGCCTCAGCCAGCCCagctctcagcctgcctcaGCTCCGCCCAGCCTGGCTCCAGCCCGCTCAGCCCAGCCTCAGCCTGGGCCCCAGCCTGCTCGCCTCAGCCTGgcctcagcctgctcagcccgCTCAGCTCACCAGCCTGCCTCAGCCTCAGCCtgcctgctcagcctgcctcGCCTCCGCCTGccgctcagcctgctcagcctgcctcagccCGCTCAGCCTcggctcagcctgctcagcctgcctgCCTGCTCAGCCTCGCTCAGCCTCGCTCAGCCTAAGCTCAAAGCCTGCTCAAGCCTGGCTCAAGCCTGCTAA